In Pseudomonas sp. P5_109, the genomic window AGCGCCACCAGCGATGTCGCGGCGGCGGGCGAAAGACCCGCGAGCAGCTGCATCAAACCCGCCAGGAAGCCGGCCTTCACCATCATCTGCGACATCGCGAGAAAGAAGAAAATGGTCAACAGCGGCCGCTTCGCGCGCGCTGCCAACGCGGCAGGCACGCTGACATCTGACGCGGCCCGGCGTTGACTGTCGCGCGTGTGCACCCCCAGCCAGACCAACAGCAGAAGCAGTGCCAGCCCGGGGGAGGCCAGTGGTTTCCAGGAGACCTGGGCGCCCTGTACGACCCAGAGATCCTGCCAGGCGGTGAGCGTCCACAGCGTCTTCAGCGCGACAATGCAGACAATCAGCGCCAGATACGGCCATGCCTGACGTGGCCACTGCACCGCACTGCGTTCACCGTCGCTGCGGTGCAGGCGCCACAGCCCGGCGCAGAGTACAGCGGCTGCCGTCACCAGGCCCGCGGCAACACCGGCAACTTCCGGCCCCAGCCAGCGACTGGCACCGTAGAGCACCCCCACAAACAACAGCCAGAAAGCGCCCAGCGCCGTCCATTGCCGTGGCTCACGGACGCCGGCCAGAAATAGCGACATCGCACTGAGGGCCAGGAACACCGGTGCGCTGGTGAGTGCCGAGATCGAAGCCAGCGCGGTGACGTCCAGGTGAGCCAGTGAGGCGCCGATGACCGATGCCAACCCCAGCGTTCCCCACGGCATGATCGCCATGCCGGCCAGCGCCATGCGCAGTGCCACCTTGCGCTCGAACAGGCTGAGCAGCAGCGGCACTGTGGCGATCAACGACACACCGAAGCCGGTCATGGCTTCCAGCAACGGTGCCAACCCGAGGACGATGAATGCCACCTGATCGCCACGTCGCAATCCCAGTGAACGCACCCATTGGCTGACCGCCAGGTTGATGCCCAGGCGCTCGATATAAATCACGAAAGCCAGGCCCGGCACGATCACGAACGCGGTACTGGCGAACAGTACGGCGGTATCTTTTGCGGCAGCCACCATGCTGCCCAAGTGCCAGGCGTCGGCAGCGCCGGCGAGCCAAAGCACCACGACCAGCAGCGAACCGGCGATGGCGGCGTGAACGGGCGGCCGGCGCAGTACGACGAGCATGGCCGTCACCAACAGGACAGGGGAGAGATGGAACAGTGCGACCATGGGAAAAATATCCTGTGTGAGTTCCCTTCCAGGCTGCGAATGCAGGCTCTGGGCAAGATAATATTTCTCACGTCTGGATAAAGGGTCGCGGTTTTCTGCTAGTTTTCGAGAAAATTTCTCGCGGGGCGATCATGGCAAAACACGACGCTGCATCTGAATCACTGGATAAATTCGATCGCGCAATCCTGGAACTGGTCCAGCGCGACAACACCATGGCGCTACGCCTGATAGCCGAACAGGTCAATCTCTCCACGGCCGCGGTCCAGCGTCGCATCAAACGGATGGAAGAGAAGGGCGTCATCACGGGCAACATCGCGATCGTCGACCCCACCGCCGTAGGGCGCCCGATCACGATCATTGTCGAAGTGATGACCGAGCGCACCAGTCTCGCGGAACTGGAAGCGATGAAGGCACACTTCGCGGTGCCTGAAGTTCAGCAGTGCTACTACGTTACCGGCGAAGTGGATTTCGTCCTGGTGCTGACCGTTGCCAGCATGCAGGAATACCAGGCCTTGGCGCGGCGCTTGTTCGCCGAAAATGCCAACGTGACCTGGTTCAAGACCATTGTGGCGCTGGACCGGGTGAAAGTCGGGCTTGCGGTGCCGAGCACGCCAGGCTAACCGCTGGTTCAATCCTTGCGAGTGCCATTGACCCTGAGCCAGGCCGCAATACTCCGGATGCGGGCACGGGGTGGCGGCTGGATTCTGACCCCGGGATTGGTGACTGCTCTGCCACCGCTGCTGTCGCGGGGCGGTTGTCCGGCAGGACTTGACCTTTGTCTGAGGCCACGCCCCCGATTCTGGAGTGAACTCCCCCACTAATGGGCGCGATTCCCCAGCTGAATTCGCGCATGCATCAGCTCAGGAATTGCAAATCTCGGGCAATGTTTGCGAGGGCGTCCAGGCCAGGTGACATATGTTGTTACATCGATGGCAGGGTAATTGCTCAGTGAGCCTAACCCGAGCACGAAGGTGCAGAGTCGGGAAACTGTGGATCTGTTAGTACCTACATTGAGTGATTGCACGTGACCATCGGTTTGCATCACGAAATACCCCTGGCTACTCAATAGAAGTGCTGCAGTCATCCTCTGCAACCGTCCAGGGGAAATGCCAATGAACCCATCCAAGTCAGCGCTGCACCTGTTATCGGCCTTGATCATTCCATGGACGATGTGCACCAGTTTTTACATGGCCTTTTTCAATGTCCCGGAAGGCCTCAAGCTGGCCATTGTCGACTTGAATATCTCCCTGGCGACGTTGTTCATACCCTTTCTCCTGCTGATCAGACCTTTCGTTCGCCGTCTTTTCTGCTTTGTGGTTTGCCTGCTGACGGTAACGCTGGTGGTGGCTGACGAGCCTTCCGGCAATGACAATCAAAGCAATGAGAAGTGGCTGGAGCCGGCACGCTCCAGGCTCATGCACGTGAATGGCGGGATGCCGTTCTTTCCGCACCGGGCCAATACCACCGGCAACCTGGTCCTGAATGTGAAGGACTTCGACAATGCCCAGGTATGTGGCGCTTGCCATACGGAGATCTACAAGCAGTGGCGCTCGTCAATGATGTCCCAGGCCTGGGATGAACCCATCTATCGAGCCTTGCTCAAGCGTGCGAGTTCGGCCACCGAGGGCAAGGTCGATACTTTCTGCACCGGCTGCCATACCCCGATCGGTCTCACGACCGGACAGATCACTTCGGACATCAACCGCTCCTCGATTGAAGACAGCGCGAAGAATCATCCGATGCCCGGGGTCGATTGCGAGACCTGCCACAACATCAGCGCCCGCACCGGCCTCGATAACGGCGCTTATGTCATGAGCCCTCGCGCCCACGGTAAACCGACCAAGTTCGGCCCGCGCAAAGATGCCGTTTCGCCTTATCACGACACCGTGTATTCCGCCCTGCACACTCGCTCGGATTTTTGCGGCACCTGCCACAACGTCACGCACCCGTTCAGCAGCGTGGCGGTCGAGCGCACCTATGACGAATGGCAGGAAAGCACCTACAGCCTTAACGATGTCACCTGCCAGAGTTGCCACATGCCGGGCTTCAAGGGCAAGGCCGCAATCATGGGGCCGGACCGCGAGGAAGTCGCCTCGCATTGGTTCAGCGGAGCCAACGCGATGATGCTCAAGCATCTCGGTCAGGAAGAGGGCTCGCAACGCGCCCGCGACATGCTCGGGCGAGCGGGGGAAATAACCTTCCAGCAATTGCCGGCCGTCATCATCCCCGGGCAATACACCTCGATAGCGGTCAAGGTGACCAACGTCGGTGCCGGGCACAAGCTGCCGACCGGCTTTCCGGAGGGCCGGGAGATGTGGATCGATTTCCGGGTGCAGGATGCCAATGGTCGCGAGCTCTATCGACTGGGTTCGATCAAGGACGGCAAGACCGAGGACAACACGCGAAATTTCAAAGTGCACATCGGCGACAAGGACGGCAATCCGCTGGACGTCGAGGTGTGGAATGCCACGCAGATTCTCTCGGACAACCGCATCCTGCCCAAGGGCTACGATGTCGGGGAGTTCTCCTTCCTGGTGCCGGCCGACGCCGTCGGGCCGCTGACCCTGACCGCTGACCTGAACTACTGGCCGTTTTCCCAGAAGCTGGCCGACTACCTGCTCGGCAAGGATAAGGTGCAGGTGGAAATCACCCGGATGGCCAACGTCACGCAGAGCGTACCCCTGGCGACAACTGTGTCAGTCGTCGGCTCGGATACGCGGCATTTTTAGCCAAGCCGTGTCGACGTCCAGGGTGGGCCGGTCACTCACCGCAGAGGCTGCTGATTCAGGTTTTCGTGACTGCTTGCTGCTCGCCTGATGCATCGAAGCGATTCGCTGCGCCATTCCCTTCGGCAATCAAGCGTGTGCCTCTGCGGCTGCCTGCTTTTCCGGAGTAGCCCGGGGTTTCCCCCCCAACAAGGGTAGCCACTGCAACCGTGGTGCTGCGTAAGCTATTGCTGATGCGCGGTATACGGATTCCCTGCGGACGGAGTGGCAATGAAAAACAACAAAGAACTACAGGTGCACCCTGAGCGACCGGCCATCGGGATGCCTCGCGTATTGCGCGCACATCAACCCGACCGCGAGGCGCGCGCGTTCCTGCGCCTGGCCAACCTCTCCATGAGCCTGCGTCGCGCAGAAGACTACTCGCTGCCCAAGCTGCGCCTGGGTTGGCGATTGACGGCGCTTGCCCTTGCGCGTAATCCGCCGGTGGGCTCGGTGACCGAACAACTGATCGACGGTCCGGGCGGCGCAATCACCGTGCGCATATTCAAGCCTGACAATGGCACCCAACCGCGACCTGCGTTCATGTGGTTTTTCGGCGGCGGGTTCATCATCGGCGATCTGGACACTGCCGATGGCATCTGCCGCAGCATTGCCCTGGCGGCTGACTGCATCGTGATCGCCGTGCGCTATCGCCTGGCACCGGAGCACGATCTGTCTGCCGGCCGCGCCGATGCCCTCGCAGCGTTCCAATGGATGGCAAGAAATGGAGCGCACTGGGGGATCGATACGACTCGCCTGGCGATTGGCGGCGATTCGGCAGGTGGCAATCTCTGTGCTGCGGTCGCCCAGGAAAGCCTGCGCCGCGGCGGCCCGGTACCGAACCTGCAAGTGCTGGTATACCCGGCCACCGACCTGCTGGAGAAATTTCCCTCCTACGCAGAGAACGCCCATGGGCGTGCGCTGTTGACCGATCATGCGGTGCAATGGATCGAACAGACCCTGGCCCCGTCGCTTGAGACTCTCGACCTGGTCGACCCCTGGTATTCGCCTCGCCGTAGCCCCGATATGCGCGGCCTGGCGCCGGCGGTTGTGGTCAGTGTCGGTTTCGATCCGATCCGCGACGACGGTCTGGACTATGCCGCTCGCTTGCGCGCAGCCGACGTGCCGGTGGAACTGTTGCACTACCGGGGGCAGTTCCACGGTTTCCTCAATTTTGATTCGGTCAACGGTGCCAGCCGTGACGCGCTGCAACGCATCGGCAATGCGCTGGCGACGGTATTCGCACGGCAACCGGCAGCGGACAGAACGATCGAGATCGCCGACAGAATGCCACGCAAGCATTCGCGCCTGCGCGTCACTGCCGACGAACTGGCAACCGCCACGTTGACCTCCTGGATTGTCACCGAACGCTGGGGTATCGCGTTACTGCGCCTACTGTCGCCAAAGGCGGCCAGTGCCTGCCGGCTATTGATCAGACCCTGGCTGATACCCACGGTCATGATCCGGCGCAAAGCCATTACCGGCCTCGACCGGCTGGCCGCACGCCAAACCTGGCCAACAGAAAAAAACTGCACTGTGAACCCTTGATCGAGGAGTACGTCATGGCATTACCTGATCCGTTCAAGTTGTACCGCGAGGCCATCACCCGGTTCGAAAACAGCGTCAATGCCTTGGCCGCCCGTAATATCGACTCGAAGGAAGTTGGCCTGGTGATCGACCAGTACTCCAGGGTCACGCTCGGCTTGCAGCATCTGCCGCAGACGTCGCTGGAGCGGCTGCACAAGCGTTTGGGCCTGCCCAGCCGTGCCGAAGTCGACGCGCTTGCCGCCTCCTTGCGGCGTGTGGAAGACAAGCTCGACCAGTTGCTGCCAGTACCCGGCAGTACGCCGTTTGCGTCACGCCCGCCACGCACGCGGCGGCCACTGGCGGTAGAGCGCCAGACGCCCCTGAAACGGGTATCCAAACGCAAGAGCAAGGAGGGAAGTGACAATGCCCCGGCCACATGACAACAAGATCGCCGACCTGTCGCTGGCCGATAGACTTCGCTCGGAGGTCGGCATGATGGTCAAGCGCGGTCTCAAGGGCCTCGAGTACCTCAGCACGCCGCCGCCAGCGGTGGGCTTGACGCCCAAGACGCTGGTGCACCGTCGCGGCACCTTGTGTCTGTACCACTATCACGCAACATCGGACGAGATTTACCGCGTGCCGCTGTTGTTCGTCATGGCGACGACCAGCAAGGCTGCCATTTTCGATCTGACAAAGGGGCAGAGCCTGATCGAGTTTCTGCTCGCCCGGGGTTACGACGTTTATGTCATGGACTGGAATGCGCCGAGCCGGGATGAGTCCCACCTGAAGCTGGAGCACTACGTGCTCGACTTCATTCCCGATTGCATTCGCCGAGTCCAGCAAGACACCGGTGTGGAAGACGTGACGCTGATCGGCTACTGCATGGGCGGTGTCCTTTCGACCCTCTACGCTGCACTGCATCCCGATGGCCCGCTGAAAAACCTGGTGTGTTTCACAACGCCCATCGACTGGACGAAGATGCCCCTGGCCAAACAGCGCCACTTCAAGGCCGAGCGCTTGATCGATGCGACTGGCCTCGTCGCGGCAGAGACGATCATCAAGGCGATTGAGCTGCATCGCCCCGCAGGCCGAATTGCCGGTCAGGCCCGGCTTTGGGACAACATGTGGAACGACGATTACGTCAGGGGTTACCGCATGATGGCGCGTTTCAATGACGAAACCTTGCCGCTTCCCGGCGAATACTTCCGCCAGCTTCACCTGGAGCTGGGGCAAAACAATTCGCTGTACGAAGGCGGCTTGCGCATCGGTGGCCGGGAAGTCGATCTGAAAAACATCCAGGTCTCGTTGCTGCACATCATCGCGCAATACGACTCCCTGGTGCCGCCGGACTGTGCGCAACCATTGGTGGCCCGAGTGAGTTCGCTCGACAAGGAAGAACTGATGTTGCCGGGCGGCCATGTCAGCCTGGTGGCGGGGTCGGCAGCGGTCAAACGGATGTGGCCCAGGCTCGATCAGTGGTTGAGTGGACGATCCCTGTAAATACAGCAGGGCAGTGTGATTGGCACGGGGCTTCCTCTGTACCCATGCGCAGGAGGGCGACTGTTGGTCGGATGAAATAAAGATCCAGGTTTTATAGGAGTGTCTGTTTATTGACAATTTCCGCTGTGTTTTAAAACAAAAGGTTGTGGTGACAAATTAAAATAGTTGTGAAGGTGATGGCTTGTTGACGCTCGAATCCGCTCAGACTTAAGTCTGATATCCGGACGCCATGAACCCGGGACACACGACTGCTGACCGGCGGCATCACCGATTCCCTGCTATTAATCAATGAATGTTCGAGTGCTTATCTTTTGGGGAGCGCGTCATGAATCCATTCATTCGCATCGGCATTGTCGACGATCATCCGATGTTGCGTGAGGGCGTTGCCAATACGCTGAGAAAACGGGCGGATCTCCAGGTCGTGGAGCAGGGCGCCAATGCGCAGGATGCCAAGGACATTGCCACGAGGGTGCGACCGGATGTGATGTTGATGGACGTCAATATGCCGGGGGACGTTTTCGCCGCAGTGCGCTTCATTTCCACAGAACTGTCGGAAGTGAAGGTGCTGATGCTGACGGTTTCGGAATCCGAAGATGACGCCTTCCTGGCCATGGAGGCCGGCGCGCGCGGGTATGTGCTCAAAGGTGTCAGCGGACCGGACCTGGTCCAGGCGATCAGGTCGGTAGCCAAGGGTGAGACGTATATCACCCCCGATTTTGCCAACAAACTGCTGAGTAATATCAAGAAGCACGAAGCGGAAACTCACAAGTGTGATCTGACCCACCGCGAGGAGGAGGTCATTCGTGAGGTTTCAAAAGGGCTGACCAATAGGGAAGTGGCGTCAAAGCTGTTGATCAGTGAAAAAACCGTCAAGCACCACATGGGCTGTGTGATGCAGAAGCTCAACGCCCGAAATCGTGTCGAGGCGGTCACGGCGCTACGGCATTACAGGGAGCGCGAAGCGTTCGGGCGACTTCACATCGACGTGGCAAAAACACCAATGGATGCCGAAACGGCACCTGACTAGAGTTTGAACTGTGCCCTTACCGACGTGCCAGAGGCGCAGGAGTCGATGTTGAACAACCCGCCCAGCGATTCAACGCGATAACGCAAACCGGCGAGCCCCAACCGGGTTCTGCCGGATTTCTCGAGCAGCATGGCGTCTGCCGCCATGCCTGGACCACTGTCCCTGACGCTGATGTTCAATACGCCGTCGATGTATTTCGCCTGGATGACCTGGCCCTCGCCGTTGGCATGACGGTAGGCGTTGTTGAGGGCTTCTTGCACAAAACGGTACAGACAGAGTTTGAGCGGCAGTGGCGCGGCTTTCGGCAGCGGCCCCAGGGTCAATTTGACCTTGGTGCCAGTGCGTTGCTCATGCCGTTGCGCCACCAGTTGCAACTCCTCCACCAGGCTCAACGCGTTG contains:
- a CDS encoding transporter encodes the protein MVALFHLSPVLLVTAMLVVLRRPPVHAAIAGSLLVVVLWLAGAADAWHLGSMVAAAKDTAVLFASTAFVIVPGLAFVIYIERLGINLAVSQWVRSLGLRRGDQVAFIVLGLAPLLEAMTGFGVSLIATVPLLLSLFERKVALRMALAGMAIMPWGTLGLASVIGASLAHLDVTALASISALTSAPVFLALSAMSLFLAGVREPRQWTALGAFWLLFVGVLYGASRWLGPEVAGVAAGLVTAAAVLCAGLWRLHRSDGERSAVQWPRQAWPYLALIVCIVALKTLWTLTAWQDLWVVQGAQVSWKPLASPGLALLLLLVWLGVHTRDSQRRAASDVSVPAALAARAKRPLLTIFFFLAMSQMMVKAGFLAGLMQLLAGLSPAAATSLVALLGALSGYMTGSNVGGNAIFMPAIAMLPEPSRLLLAAVQNSAAGHAALGSLSIVMLILGLAKTQATEESELVRFGFALACLNTALVALGAALLSGWLG
- a CDS encoding Lrp/AsnC family transcriptional regulator; protein product: MAKHDAASESLDKFDRAILELVQRDNTMALRLIAEQVNLSTAAVQRRIKRMEEKGVITGNIAIVDPTAVGRPITIIVEVMTERTSLAELEAMKAHFAVPEVQQCYYVTGEVDFVLVLTVASMQEYQALARRLFAENANVTWFKTIVALDRVKVGLAVPSTPG
- a CDS encoding multiheme c-type cytochrome, with translation MNPSKSALHLLSALIIPWTMCTSFYMAFFNVPEGLKLAIVDLNISLATLFIPFLLLIRPFVRRLFCFVVCLLTVTLVVADEPSGNDNQSNEKWLEPARSRLMHVNGGMPFFPHRANTTGNLVLNVKDFDNAQVCGACHTEIYKQWRSSMMSQAWDEPIYRALLKRASSATEGKVDTFCTGCHTPIGLTTGQITSDINRSSIEDSAKNHPMPGVDCETCHNISARTGLDNGAYVMSPRAHGKPTKFGPRKDAVSPYHDTVYSALHTRSDFCGTCHNVTHPFSSVAVERTYDEWQESTYSLNDVTCQSCHMPGFKGKAAIMGPDREEVASHWFSGANAMMLKHLGQEEGSQRARDMLGRAGEITFQQLPAVIIPGQYTSIAVKVTNVGAGHKLPTGFPEGREMWIDFRVQDANGRELYRLGSIKDGKTEDNTRNFKVHIGDKDGNPLDVEVWNATQILSDNRILPKGYDVGEFSFLVPADAVGPLTLTADLNYWPFSQKLADYLLGKDKVQVEITRMANVTQSVPLATTVSVVGSDTRHF
- a CDS encoding alpha/beta hydrolase, with amino-acid sequence MKNNKELQVHPERPAIGMPRVLRAHQPDREARAFLRLANLSMSLRRAEDYSLPKLRLGWRLTALALARNPPVGSVTEQLIDGPGGAITVRIFKPDNGTQPRPAFMWFFGGGFIIGDLDTADGICRSIALAADCIVIAVRYRLAPEHDLSAGRADALAAFQWMARNGAHWGIDTTRLAIGGDSAGGNLCAAVAQESLRRGGPVPNLQVLVYPATDLLEKFPSYAENAHGRALLTDHAVQWIEQTLAPSLETLDLVDPWYSPRRSPDMRGLAPAVVVSVGFDPIRDDGLDYAARLRAADVPVELLHYRGQFHGFLNFDSVNGASRDALQRIGNALATVFARQPAADRTIEIADRMPRKHSRLRVTADELATATLTSWIVTERWGIALLRLLSPKAASACRLLIRPWLIPTVMIRRKAITGLDRLAARQTWPTEKNCTVNP
- a CDS encoding alpha/beta fold hydrolase; protein product: MPRPHDNKIADLSLADRLRSEVGMMVKRGLKGLEYLSTPPPAVGLTPKTLVHRRGTLCLYHYHATSDEIYRVPLLFVMATTSKAAIFDLTKGQSLIEFLLARGYDVYVMDWNAPSRDESHLKLEHYVLDFIPDCIRRVQQDTGVEDVTLIGYCMGGVLSTLYAALHPDGPLKNLVCFTTPIDWTKMPLAKQRHFKAERLIDATGLVAAETIIKAIELHRPAGRIAGQARLWDNMWNDDYVRGYRMMARFNDETLPLPGEYFRQLHLELGQNNSLYEGGLRIGGREVDLKNIQVSLLHIIAQYDSLVPPDCAQPLVARVSSLDKEELMLPGGHVSLVAGSAAVKRMWPRLDQWLSGRSL
- a CDS encoding response regulator transcription factor; protein product: MNPFIRIGIVDDHPMLREGVANTLRKRADLQVVEQGANAQDAKDIATRVRPDVMLMDVNMPGDVFAAVRFISTELSEVKVLMLTVSESEDDAFLAMEAGARGYVLKGVSGPDLVQAIRSVAKGETYITPDFANKLLSNIKKHEAETHKCDLTHREEEVIREVSKGLTNREVASKLLISEKTVKHHMGCVMQKLNARNRVEAVTALRHYREREAFGRLHIDVAKTPMDAETAPD